The Chloroherpetonaceae bacterium DNA segment ATCCTTCTTTATTTTTTCTATTCCATCTTTAATTCTTGATGTCCAAGGGTTAGTTGCATAAAGGTCATCTAATGCCTTGTTTGTATTTTTGCTATACTCTTTGAAGAAGCTATTAATAAGTTCTTCAGGTGTCGTTTGACCGAAAGAATTTACAGACAATAATGTCAAGAATGCAACTAGCACAATTTTTTTCATATTTCTTTTTTTAGTTTTAATGAATAAGATTTGGCACTTGGTTTAGTGCCGGTTTTAGCTTCAAAGATTTTTAATTCGAAGAACAAAACTGTCAAATTGTACTGAATTTAATATAGATCAAATCTCCAAGTTTATCAGTCAACATTCCTGTGTAAAACCTGCGTAATAGGCAGTTATTTTATTTCTCATTCGTGTCTATTAGTTCAATAATTAACTCTCTTAAAGTATTTACATCACTTTCAATTGTTCCTTTCATATATCGTTCGTAAGTACTTTTGTTGTCTGGTGGGTTTAGATTTAGTGTCAACTCTTTCTCTAATGCCAATAGTCTTAAAAACTCTCTTTGTGTTCGCCCGTTTCCTTCTCTGAATGGGTGTAAATAGTTGACATTATCTAAAATTTCAGCCAATTTCTCGGAAAGTAGTTTTTTATTGTCTTTCGGAATTTTCTTGAACTCAGCAATTAATTGGTCAATGTGTCTGAATGCGTTGACAAAGTGTGAAGTAGGGAAGAACTGTTTGCCATCTTTGCTAATTTCAACTGTTCGCTTTTTGCCAGCCCAAATGTAAATGTCTTGAAATAAATGTTTGTGAATGTCAAAAAGGCTGTCAATGCCCTTTATTTGTATGGGATTATCGTAAAGTTCTTGAAGTCGTTTAGTTACTGCACCACTTTCAACAAAAATCAATACATCGGGGTCTGTAATGTCTAAAATGTTCCTTAAAAGTCCAGTCTTTGGATCAGTGTAGATAAAGTCGGGGTCAATATATTTATAAGAATTAGACATAGGCTTTTTGTTTGGCTAATCTCACGAGTTCTATTAGCGATATTTTGCCAGTCACATAGTCCCTTATGATTTCAATACCTTTTGGTGTCGGTTTAAAGCCTTCAAACATATTACTCCCCAAGGCATTTGCAGTGTTTTCCAAGGTTTTCAAGTCCGAAAACTTAACTCCCATTATTGTCAGGTTACTTCTATCTATTTCTATCGTGTTGTACATTTTTTATGTCTTAAATCCTTTCTAAGCTTACAAAATATTTAGGTCAAAAGCTTGACACTGCCGCATCAAAAATGCTTATATCCTTTCCCGGCTTTGCGTTCGAGAAGGTTGAAAACTTAAAGTATTCAATACTAACAGGTTGAAAAAAAAATAATACAATTATAAAGTTAAAACAAAATTAATGTTAATTACTTCTAATTTTTAGCATTTGAAATAATTAAGTTTAGTTCATTTTGTAGTGAATCAAATTGTTCATTGGTTTTGAAAAGGACATGAAATCTTTTTTGATATTTACTCCAAGCAATTTCACCAACATTATCATTTTCTGAAACAGCCGAATCTGCATTGATACTATTATAAATCTCACCGCTTTCTTTTAGCTGATCCAATTGCATATCGATTTTTTTCATAATTACATAGACATAGTCATTTCTTGATACCAAAATAAAAAAATAGTCCGGAGGAAAGGGATCAATATCTTGCGTAAATCCTCCAATACATCTATATATTTGATGATTACTATTTGAAGTGTCGATTTCAAAGAAATATATTTTTGCATTTGCATCAGATGCTAAAGCAGTAAATATAGCTTCCAACTGCTCTTCAAAAAGATTTCTAATAGAATTAATATTTTTCTCTTTAAAGTGACTATAAAATAAATTCTTGGAGGTTATAAAAATTTCTGAATTTTTATAATCTATCACAAGACCATCAAGTTTTCCAAATCCCACTTCATTTATTAATGTTTCTAAATTTATTTTTCAGGATTTAATAATACTATCTTTAGTTGAGTTAATTAATATATCTTTGAGAATTTGTTCTAAAGCTAATAATGAGGCATTGTTTAGCTTAACTATATTACTACCAAAACCAGATTTCTTATCAAGTTCGGCTTCAAAATAATAAATGGAATTATCACGTTTTTTTATATATTCCAATTCAAGATTTTGCTCTGATTTTTCGATAAACTCTTGCTCAATTTTATTTTCACTTTTATTTGAACAAGCATTTATAATTATAATTAAAAGAAGAAATAAAATCTTTTTCATATTTTTTTATGCCTTATTCCGAAAAATTCCCTCAGTTGCAATCTTTTAGAGTTTTCTTTGTTATTTCTTTTTATTAATGAAATTTAATCATTGTAAGTTTTCCGCTTTAACCAGCTCATGTCATTCTTATTTGTCTTTCAGTATTGGAAATTTGTATGAGATTAGTTGAAGGAACGAGGTTTTGAATTTAGAAAAGACGACGGATTTTTGAAAGAACTTTTTTTCTCTCCGCTTTTTCTAATAATAGAACACGGATAACGCTGATGAAACTGATTCGCACGGATCAACGTCACTAATCCATTTAATCTGTGTCATCTGTGTTCTATTTGAATATGGTGGATTAATAAGGTTCTGTGGCTTCGAAAGGCTCAACCACCTAATTTGTAAGCGTGCTGAAAATCGGAGATTTCTCGCTTTGCTCGAAATGACTTTAACCTTGTTACGGAGGTTTCGACACTTCGACAAACTCAGTGCGGCGCAGGCTCAACCCCCTCGTTTTGTGGTGTGCGGAGCTGCGGAGATTTCTCGCTTCGCTCGAAATGACATGCTTTTTTGCTTTGTTCCTTTCAGATTCCGGACAAGCCGGAATGACGGCGTAAAAGTGTTTGGCTCATGCACGGTGGTTTCGACAGGCTCAACCACCTTTTTGTTATGACCAATACAAAACAAAAAGCCGCAAGAAACTTGCGGCTTTTTGAATAGAACAGTTACTTTTTCAAGCGATGCTTAAAGTTCGCTGCGCAGATTGGTTTTCGAAAGCAAGGCTTGAGCGGCTCTTAGGCGTAAGCGTAGGGCGCTTTCTTCGATTTTTGGCGTAACCAAATCCGGTGCAATGGTTTCTGCCGCTTGACGAACATTCTGCGTTGGCGTGGATTGATATGATTTGCTACGCTGTGCTGCATCCTTAATCGTTTGCTCAATGACATTATCTGCTGTAGGCTTTACCAAATACTTGAAAACCCCGAGTTCATTGATGGAGCGTACGGCAAGCGTTGCATCTTTCACTTCGGTGAGGATAACTGTGATAACATTAGGATATTCTTGACGAATGGTATTAAGGAAGCTAATCCCATCGATATCACCAAAATTAACATTGCTGACTACTACTGAAATTGGCCTTTTTGCCAATTCTTTGAAGGCTTCATCAACCGAAGTGGCGCTTGTTACATCAAAACCTTTTGAAAATTTATCCGCCAAATTCTTAGCTTCATTCGGACCGTAATCAACAAAAAGCACAGAGCCGCTTTTCTCTTCAACTTCGATATGAACACTGCGTTGAACACCTAAAGGGACTCCACTCGATGGCTTCTGGGTTTCTTGATTTTGAAGCAAGGTAATTTTATCATAAATCTGAATGCCGAGCTTAACCAAATTGCATAGGTTATCCGCTTTCCAAGGCTTGTTGATATAACGGAATATTTCGCCGGCGTTGACAGAGCTGATAATAGCATCCAAATCGGAGTAACCCGTAAGCAACATCCGAATGGTATTTGGGCTAATGGCTTTGATTTGGCGAAGCACTTCGTGGCCCAACATTCCGGGCATTCTTTGATCGCTAATGACAACCTTTATCGGGTACTTTTTTGCAAGTTCAATTGCTTTTGCACCACCATCAGCGGTATGAACCGTGTAATCGTCCTCAAGCAAGCGTGAAAGTGAACTAAGTACCATTGGTTCGTCATCAACCAAAAGAATATGTGATTCTGGCATAGAAAAAAAGTTATCGATTAAAGAAATCCCATTAGGAGAAGTAGGCTATTTTAAATTGAGAACAAATCTCAAAAAGAAAAAGCAACTCAAAAATACAAACGGATTTCAAATTACACATTAACGGGCTTTGCACCAACAGAAACTTGTTTCTTAGGAAGTTGAATTGTAAAAACGGTTCCTTTACCCAATTCACTTTCAACAGAAATTGTCCCTTTATGTTGCTCAATAATTTTATAGACAATTGAAAGACCAAGCCCGGTTCCTTGACCAATCGGTTTGGTCGTAAAGAAGGGCTCGAAAATTTTCTTCATATTTTCAGCCGGAATTCCTTTTCCGTTATCTGCAACTTTAATAACAGCCACTTCTCTGCCTTCTTCATCTCGGTCGAAATAAGTTTTAAGAGTAATCACTCCTTTTTCATCCACGGCTTGAGCGGCATTGGTCACAAGATTCAAAAACACCTGATTTAATCGGGCGGGAAATGCATCGATAATCATGTTATCGCTATATTGCTTAACAATTTCAACCTTATACTTAATGACATTGTTCGCAATTTTGAGAGTCGATTCAAGACCTTGATTGAGATCGGTGGGTTTAAAGGCTGTTTCATCGAGCCGCGAAAAGTCTTTGAGTGACATGACAAGCTCTTGAATACGATCAACCCCGACAAGGGATTCGCTCAAAATATTTTGTGACTTTGCCACCATTTTATCGGAGCGGGCACTCATTTCCATTACTTCCATTAAGGTTGCTTCCAAATTTTGAAGTTCGCCTGTTGCGAGTTGATCTCGCATTGTGTTATAGCGATCAAGCAATTCAAAAATCTTTTGTTGTGTACGCTCAAGCACTTCAATATTATTACGCACAAACCCGAGCGGCGTATTGACTTCGTGTGCGATACCTGCCACCATTTGACCAAGGGAAGCCATTTTCTCGGATTGAATGAGCTGCGATT contains these protein-coding regions:
- a CDS encoding Fic family protein, with the protein product MSNSYKYIDPDFIYTDPKTGLLRNILDITDPDVLIFVESGAVTKRLQELYDNPIQIKGIDSLFDIHKHLFQDIYIWAGKKRTVEISKDGKQFFPTSHFVNAFRHIDQLIAEFKKIPKDNKKLLSEKLAEILDNVNYLHPFREGNGRTQREFLRLLALEKELTLNLNPPDNKSTYERYMKGTIESDVNTLRELIIELIDTNEK
- a CDS encoding antitoxin VbhA family protein, with the protein product MYNTIEIDRSNLTIMGVKFSDLKTLENTANALGSNMFEGFKPTPKGIEIIRDYVTGKISLIELVRLAKQKAYV
- a CDS encoding response regulator is translated as MPESHILLVDDEPMVLSSLSRLLEDDYTVHTADGGAKAIELAKKYPIKVVISDQRMPGMLGHEVLRQIKAISPNTIRMLLTGYSDLDAIISSVNAGEIFRYINKPWKADNLCNLVKLGIQIYDKITLLQNQETQKPSSGVPLGVQRSVHIEVEEKSGSVLFVDYGPNEAKNLADKFSKGFDVTSATSVDEAFKELAKRPISVVVSNVNFGDIDGISFLNTIRQEYPNVITVILTEVKDATLAVRSINELGVFKYLVKPTADNVIEQTIKDAAQRSKSYQSTPTQNVRQAAETIAPDLVTPKIEESALRLRLRAAQALLSKTNLRSEL